The following is a genomic window from candidate division KSB1 bacterium.
ATGCAGAGCGGCAAGTCGACTTCCACTAACTTGTGCACATTTCGATTATCCGGGTCCGGACCCGGGACCACCTCGATGCAGTCAACAGGACAGAAGTCAATACAAACCATGCACCCGGTACACCCACCCTGATTAATTACAGCCAACTGTTTGGGTCGGCGCTCAACTCTTAACTTGGCAGCTTTTTCGTATTTTGGATCGAGAAAGGGCATTAGTTGTATCCTCCGTTTTGCGGGTTGTCTACGTTTGCTGCAATTTTTCTTTCAAGGCCTTGTATAGTTCTTGAGCCTCATCATATAACTTTTTT
Proteins encoded in this region:
- a CDS encoding 4Fe-4S dicluster domain-containing protein, with the translated sequence MPFLDPKYEKAAKLRVERRPKQLAVINQGGCTGCMVCIDFCPVDCIEVVPGPDPDNRNVHKLVEVDLPLCIGCTLCAKYCPWDTIEMFSFDNAYQIAPDWTLREIVEEQWGREPLQEAPEVRPRRRDREKKAEE